The genomic stretch TTTCTATTACATCACGCTGCTTGAGGTACATGGCAtcttgttaaatgattattttCATCCAGTTAATTAgagtaataatatatttgatttccTTGATGGTTACTTGTGGTGGAAGTGGAAATTAATTTACTTTCCAGAGATAATTCATTTGCTAATAGTTTCAAGCTCCTGCGTCCCTTGAAGCTTTTAAATAATCGGTAGCTATCACTCTGTCGATTATTTACCCATTGTTCCAGAGATTCACTCTTTCTTGTTTTGTCCATTTATTGAACTGCATAGTGTTAAGTATACCCAACAGCTTTCATAATTACTAGTTACCATGCTTATCCAGACATTCATCTTTATACGTTTTTATTTGGTCAGAATGTGAGATCAAACAACCAGAATTTTGGAAGGGTAGAAAGTGagattagagaataatataaattattttttgggacTTTATCTAAAAGtataagttattgggttgagatggttttttgacatggtatcagtgTCTTGATGACAAAgtagtcacgagttcgaatcttaccatccgcatttatttgataaaaattaagcacagaGTAATATAGATTTGTACAAGTTTCAAACCCAAAGGACTTTCATTTAAGagaatgtgttagagaataatataaattatttttcaaaatctcatctaaaaacttaaattattggattgagatggttcttcGACAGAAATAGCTTCTCGACCAGCTAAGATCAGGCAGTAATAACTGGATGCTAGCAGCCGAAGCATATTCATGTACGTTCCTTTCCTAACATTATTACTGAATAATTCTTCGGAGGTTATCAGGCAATGTGTCTGTACGCAGCGTTTAACAGTCTGTCAGTCTTCTAGGAAACCCATCAAAAGAATACATGTAAAGCACTACAGCTGAGGTAGGGGTAGGTCTGTGGGGTAGGAAATGTATCTTTACAgcaatatttatatcaaaaccaGATCACACATCTCCGTGACAACTTGTATGATTGGATGTTGTACAATCCCAATATCAAAATACTATTCAGTACGGAGTTCTTTTTTCTTGGTCTACCCTCATATTCTCTGATCATCTTTTCATTGGCGCTAATCCTTCCATGGAGATCTTTAACAAAATGAAGTCCATTGTCCAATTGAAGACGATGGTTGGCCGTCCAATCTCACTAAAACTAAGACCTGTATCTTGTCCACCAAATCTCAGATCGTTGTTGGTAGATATCAGACGGCTAGAGGGCTTTCTGCTTTTGAATCAACTTGGATTGTTGCCTAAGTACTGAAGTCTCCTGAAAGAGCCAAATGGTCGTCGAATTTATAAACCCTTCACAAGATCTCTGTGAAATCAACAACtagatttatttgaaatatgatTAGGAATGTTAATTGAATCCTAGTGACTGTGCAAGTGAAAGATGGAGTGGTTATAAGTTTGAGGAAGATAGAAAAacttttcctttcaaaatatttctaattaaacGCCCTCTTCGCAAAAGGGTTAATGTAAGCTTTTAATGCAAATGAAGCTGGTTCACCAAGCAACTTCATTGGAGAGGAATAAGAGAAAAAAGTAGTCGCCTCACTCCTCTCATCGATTTAACAATTTTTagtccccttttctttttggaggTTACTACCTCACGTAATCTAAACAAAATCCCTTCGTCTTTAATCATCTAAGTAGTGGTCCATTGGTAAAAACTTGGGACCAAGAGATTTGTTTTCTCTGTGGTCTTAGGTTCAAACCCTAGGTTGCTTATATGATTGccactggagacttacatggtcgttaacttcagggctcgtgggattagtcgaggtgcgcgcaagctggcccggacacccacgttaatattaaaaaaaaaaaaaaaaaatcccttcgTCTGTGCACTTGTTAATTAGCAAACTACCGTGCCAGGTATAATCCGAAAAGGTGCAAAAAAGGTACTGTGTTTTAGTAATGTAAGATTTGCACGATCCTTGCTCAAGTTGACTTGAAAAAGATTACAGTACAGTCCATCGATATTGTAATATAGATTTTACTTGTAAAGCTAGTTATGATTTTCTAGCCTGTTTCACAAGTTCTAACTTGGGTTTGCAAAGAGCAAAGCTGGATGCCTTCCTACTGCTCATGATTTTCAAGCTCTGCCGCAGAATATCGACCTCCCTTGCCCTATTGTATTCTTCTTTCTTCGCTAAAGCTAATTGTGCTTTCAGCTCCTCTATGCACCCTTCCTTGGCCTTCACTTCCATCTTCAACTCCTCAATCATTTCTTCTCCCTCTGCTCTCCAGTACAAGCCATCTCCTGCAAAACCGAGTTGCAAGCATACATAACTGTcattcattgattattttttgtactGTTATAGTTTCTTAATCAGTGTATCAGCATAATCGGTATAACAACTGACCAAAGGAAAAGTAGTGGTTAAAACAGATACTCAAGGccatatcatttaatataagTACAATTTAATATGATTCTGATGCTCTGTAATCTTGCATTTTGTGcccacatatttttattttgtatcaaGTGATGGCAACAAGAAATGCTCAacttcttttttgaaaaagaaaactccCAGAAATGTTATCACAAAGGATTGATGTGGTAAAACAGTAAGCGACTTGGGATGAGAAGAGATGTTGGCCACTGATCACCACCTCAAGTACAGTAACACATTATCTTCAGGCGAAGCAAAAAATGTATTGTTGGGACCCGTTCTTGGACAACTTCAATCAACTTTTTAGGATGTTTGACAAAAGGGAGTTGTGGAGCATGCCAATTCTAGTAGCATGTGCCATGCGCTAGACATTGAGGTTTGCGCGGCAATGAATGATAGAACTGAAATATTTGCAAGACATTGCATAAATGCacaggtaattaattaatatgtgaAAACACGCACTAGATCGTGTGTTTGTCTCTAGGAGTGAATCACTCTTCCATGAAAATGACAATATGACATGAAATGAGGGGAATCTACTAGGTTTGTTAATGAAAACTAGTGATAATATGTTTCTGGATTGCCAAGATTAGTTAGCACCATGCGTGGAATCATGCAAAGGAAGTCTTCAGGAGCAAACGGTGCAGGCTTTGTTTTTGTGTGTGCGTGTGCGTGCGAGTATgagaaaaaggagagagatGCACCATGGTGAGTCTTCTGAATGAGATCATCAAGCTCGGCCTTAATGGCAAGATATAGCTTCTTCCACTTATCCACAGCCTCGTCGCGCCACCCTCTCTCCTCCCTCATTTGCTCCACGAGGAAGCTTGTAGTCCCCAAGAACTCGTCCCTTTTTTCACTCTCTCTTCCTATCGACCTTTCTTCCAACACTCTAATCCTCTCATCTTTCTCCTCCACTACCTTCCTCAACCTCTTTACTTCCTCCTTAAGCTTCTTTCTCTCTTGCTTCCATTCTGCtcttttaaatgcaaaaactaTCATGTCTCTGTCATAAGCTctagcctctctctctctctcgtacATTATAGCTTGGATCTCTTCTTGGAAAAGCCATACCTTCTCTGTGAGCCCTCTAAGCCCTTTCTCACACTGCTTGCTCTTCTTCTTACCACCTAAACAATCCATAATGGGGTTCGAGTTAGAAGGAAGGTGTGTGAATTTGCATAAATTCCTTACAGAGGCTCTCCTCCATCAATGAATTGAGCCTGCCATCAAATCTCCAGCACTTCGTGACAATATATATTTAGCTAGGCCAGCTCTCTTCGAATTATGTGGTTGAAAGGGCTAAAATCGCCCGTGAAGAGGGCTGCCCATTTCTAATGTCCAGTTGACATAAATCAGACAAGACAAGACACACAACAAATGCAAGCAAATACGAGGGAGATCATATGCTGCAGCTGGCTATGCACATGTGTTAATTTTCTTAGGATTCAGAATCCAATTATTAACATACATAATGACACCTTAAGTCGGTCCTACATTCATTGCAATGAAATTGTATTGCTTGTacttcaaaaaagaaatacaaaaaaaaaaaacattaagcttAAATAATTAGTGctgaaatttcttttctttctttttttttttttttttttcttagagcaTTCAGCTCGTATTATCGTAGACCCATCCCTCTTCCGCTCCATAGTGATTCTTGTTagctaaattaattatttacttgCTCGAGGTTAAATAAATTTAGCCTTTTCGATCTAATATttctcaaaattatatatatttcctCTCCCAAATCTTCAagtgagaaaaaatatttataagttcCCAATATGGATTCTATTAGCATATTGATGCTCATCTAGAGGTTGCTACTTCACAGATAACTAGTAAAAATTGTATGTCTAGAGTAtagttgtagttatttttttaaagtgttttttgtattgaaatgtatcaaaataatattttttttattttttaaaaattatttttaagattaacatatcaaaactatccaaaatatatataaaaaattaacttttaataaaaaaattaattttttttaaaatacggtTCACATCCGTTTCCAAAAGATTCTTTTGAATGGTTACTTAATTATGAgaaccaaatattattttttctaaacccGAACATGGTATGTTCTCTTTGAGTCATGAGTATCCTCATCAACCGAGAAACAAATTTTATAGCATTCAGTcctaatatttatttgtttgggaAAGAAGTAGCTTTAATTTTTAGAtggttatttgttttaaaaatatattaaattgatattttttttaatatgttttgataattctattaatatactgatattaaaaataaaaaaaaaaatatatatattttaaaaaaaataaaaaataaaaaaacatcttacagtgtaattgtttttttatttattttttatttgaacagcTAAGTACAGTCTTTCAATGATGACTTTCTGcgcttaaaaaaaatagagcaatGTTGTTTATAGAACTCTTTTGAGCTTTATGGCActctttttgtcaaattattcGATGGAGGCTACATCTTAATTTATTAAGTTCTTCTATTATCACACCatctaataatattaacaacttttttttcctcctaGTCTCTAATTTATTGTGAGTTATAAGGGGGGAAATAGAATTTTGCAGATCATCTTTATATAATACATGTAGATTTTTTAACTCTATATTAGAAGCCTTgtgatttttagattttttttaaatcttaattaatttagtgaTATACTTATATTATCCTACTCATACTAAAATTATTTCATGAGCCTGTTCATGGAGGTGTTGTATttgcatgaaataaataaatactttaaatatagctatgtttgttttttatttgtttccatACCtagaatattattaataatatccaGGAAAAACTGTTCATCTAGGTCGGTTCATGAAATTAATATCCTTAGTATTCACCGTGTTGTGATATTAATTGTGACCTTGTAGCTATGTTTAGTATATAGTATAGGGCCCATGCTCTCGTCCGTCTATTCTTAACCCTGAAGAAGagcataatttaatattttacgaTGAAAGAGCCAACTTAGCTCAGAAAAACTCTCTTTGGGAGGGtggtagttattattttttaaaaagttttttatgtcGAAAagcatgataatatttttttattttttaaaaattatttttgatattagcacatcaaaacgatctagaaAGTACAAAtcacattcaattttaataaaaaaaaaataaattttttaaaaaaaataagttaaactACAGTGTCAAACGGGCACTCAATATGATCAGTACAGAAGACAAcgactccttttcatttttttccaggatacacacacacacatatatatatccatTACAGGTAATCTTGCAATACAGAGCTGCAGCAGGTGACCTTGTAACATCATGAAGTTTCGTATTAGAGTAGCTAGGGCATCGTTTTCCCTGCCCATTGACATAGAAGCGTACAAATACAAATTATGGTGGCATTTCTTCGGGTTCCGTCCCTGAAAGAGACTTGCTGCAGTAACAATGCTCTGGATTTGACATCTACAAGGAAATGAGGGATGGCAAGCATTATTGTGACTTTGTGAGTAATTCCGTAGGGTCCATTTTCATTATCTTTGGCACTTAACGATGCTTGAAAAATAGTACAATGTGACTCGTAATTTGCTGTTTTTGCATGCAGCAATCAGTCAATCACTCCATTCATGGGCCTAATGGCTCCCTAGTACTTAGCCAAAAACTGGGCGGGGAATTATTGCTTTTGGTATTAACGCGTGAGAAAAGTCGAGAGGTTGGTTCAGTGTATTTATTATTGAGATAGTTTTTGTGATtgtgatttagaaaaaaaatattaattgatatatatatatatagttaaaattattattaaataaaaaataatttaaaaatattttattaaagatgATGGTTTGGATATAAAGTTTATCATGCTatgcttttttagtttttttaagataggtattaaagaaaatttatcaaatatattttgaatacaAAGCATGTTAAGGAACtttgttcttaaataatattttttttatttttttaaaaaagtttttttgaaaCCTATACATGTATACACTACCtcatgcttaatttttttttaattagaatgagGGTGATGATATTTGAATTTGTGATCACTTAGTCAACAAGACTCTTGTAGCATgttaaataatcaattcaatttaatagcttttaagttgaaaagaTTCTTTAATATAgtatcaaaattttattgacAAAGCGGTCATGAGTCTGAATTCAAATATAGCTATATTTATGAGTCTGAATTTTAATATAGTATGAGTTTGTCCAAAAGAGCTTTCACCTATAGGGGTTGGTGTATCGGAGaataatgtaaaaattattcttaGAACCTCACTAACACCTTAACCTTTTAAGTGAGATGATTACTTGACATGACATCATAGCTTTATTGACTAAATTATCACGAGTTCAATTATCATGTACTTtatctatttgataaaaattaaacataagatAATGTGAGCATGTACAGATTTCAAACTCAAAGAACTTTCACTTGAAGAATTAAGCTACTGGgttgaattagttttttgatatggtatcaaaaTTTATTGACCAACCAATTATTTGTTCGAATCTCACTATCATCATTCtatcttataaaaattaagcataatagAGAAGGCATTTTACTGGCACCGAAGGTTGATATTCGTGGACATGCTGTATGGTTTATAGCTTGGTTAAAACTTGAAAGAGAAATTTTTGGGCCAGCTTAAGGTTAAAGGTCTTCCATTGatcttttaaatgttttgagcaatcaaaccaaaacccagaaaaaatcATCCAGAAATCTCGCCAACCCAGACTCAGGAGCTGCAAAAACCTATTCAAAATCAGGAGCTGCAAAAACCATGCGTCGCCTGAGAGATTCGAACTCTCGCGGGGAAACCCCATGTACTTAGCAGGCACACGCCTTAACCACTCGGCCAAAGCGACTTGTTTGACAACATGTGATCacagtatatatattttaataaatatttcttaccGTTAGATGAAACGATGAGCATTccgtcttttttttattattgaaacgCTGAGTTTTTTCACCCGTGGAATTTCTTcctgtaatattttaaaaatcacaatcaTCTAGCTATAATTAGGCTCGATGAAAGATTTGCCTGGCCAAGGTCAGGTCAAAGGAAGATTACAaggatatatttgttttaagaatttataaataataagatagcaaaaaaataattaattcgggtaatccaggtttttttttttttttttttattatcccaGTTTCTTTAAATTCTTGGATAATTCCCCTGATTACTTTAAGATTTTATCACCTAATTTTGCTCAGGTAATTCAGGTATTTTCAAGAGATTATCACCGTGCATACCAACATCCTTTCCCCAGATCCAATAATATAGAAAGTGCAAACCTCAAAAACTAACTCCAATAAATTCTTGCATTAATTTGTCTCcatgtaattttgatttatcaATTGGAGTCTTCTATTAGAGATCCCTAATATAAACATTGAATTCTCTGTAAATTAGTATTAACAAACAACTAAATCAGATGGAGGTTTGATTGTAGCTTCTCTCATGTTTTATTGTTCGCCGCTGCAGTGTAGTGCATGACTATTTTATCATTCCCATGAAAAATTGCATACCTTTgtaccggttttttttttatatatattcatgagGTGTATTAatcattattgatttatttaggGTACTTGtgcatatttaatattttatgaaaagtaaaataaccaaaataactccaaaaatcaaaaaattattggtcTTGAGTAAGGgtatttaggtatttttttattttttatacatggtAGAATCACACCTGCATCCTTGGATGCAAAATATCTAATTCATTGTAGTTAGGGATATTTAGATATGTTAGCCTATGTTTAGTTGTTAATTGTAAGTTTGATTGAAGTCGGTAATTTAATTTCcctttaaaataatgattttttaattgaaaagttgTTAGCGCTTTGAAACTGCCTCACATATTAGGTAGCAcatgtgatgattttttatagtaaaaaaatccCTTATACCATCTTGGTTGATTCCTCTATGCCTTCTCTTTCAGTGTAAGTGGTGTGTGCGCTCTAAATGTAGCTAGTGTATCgcaaatgataatttttttcttcttctttcatttcttcCCCCTTGCTTCGGTAAACACACCATGGTTCTcggtgttttgtttttcaaattcaaacattttagttttaatttttgttttttaatcattctctcttttgttgaagttttatttcttttcaatttaacctttGGTTTTTAAATTGTATATGCAAGGTATTTTAGTTCGGTTattctacttttaatttttatttttttttttaccttttgttGAAGCTTTTAtgtcttcaattttatccttcaaatcaagtttatgattttgttttttttcaatgatagtaatcatttcaatttggtccactttcttttaattttttattttttttctttgctcttttatctaagtttttatagttttgaattctatcattcaaatcaagtttatgatttttgtttttttcaaaataataatgatgatgaagctaacaacaacaacaacaataatagtgacaataataattgtaatgatGGTCATggtattgttaataataatgacaatgctaataataacaacaatgataatgatgaagatgataaaaatataaatgaaaaataataatgtcattgatgataacaacaataatcaaattagtaatgataataataataaagatggcattaatattattaatgatagtagtgataataataccaacaacaacaaaattagTGGTgataataacattattaaatGTTGTGGTGATGGTAACAATattgctactactactattacaaataacaacaacaacaacaataatatggGAGGGAAGAATAATTGTGATGATAATTGTGATGATAATACATATATCAATGATAATTGTTGTgatgatataataacaataacaataaaaataacaattgagTTTATGATTgttaaaatagtaataatataaaGGAGaattttgctattattattaataatgacAATGTTagtaatgataatgatgatgataataattaatattattgtgataatgattttgattttttaattacaaatcctttaaaatttttctatatgattagaattttttagatattaatcggtgatataacattaaaaaaacacaactcaAAAGATAAAAGTTGGAGAgagttttttgaaaagaaattaaaaaaaacattagatgAAGTCGATAAATAACGTTTATCTCATACTATGatggtgttatttttaaaagtaattttttttctaaaaatgtattaaaatataatatttttatttttattttttaaattttattttatttgatttaatacattaaaacaattaaaaaaacttttaaacattaattatttttttcctgtaaaAAAAACACGGTTGTACGGGGTATGAAAAAGATTGAGCCTAGGACTGACCTACATGT from Populus alba chromosome 8, ASM523922v2, whole genome shotgun sequence encodes the following:
- the LOC118057970 gene encoding uncharacterized protein, whose translation is MDCLGGKKKSKQCEKGLRGLTEKVWLFQEEIQAIMYEREREARAYDRDMIVFAFKRAEWKQERKKLKEEVKRLRKVVEEKDERIRVLEERSIGRESEKRDEFLGTTSFLVEQMREERGWRDEAVDKWKKLYLAIKAELDDLIQKTHHGDGLYWRAEGEEMIEELKMEVKAKEGCIEELKAQLALAKKEEYNRAREVDILRQSLKIMSSRKASSFALCKPKLELVKQARKS